The nucleotide sequence TCGCATTAGTTTACAAGTCTTGGGCATTTTCCATCTTGACAGATTTATATGGTGATATCCCTTATTTTGAAGCTACTTCCGCAGGTGATGGTGTTTTTCAACCAAAATTCGACAAACAAGAAGATATTTATGTACAAATCTTAAATGATTTGGAAATAGCCAATTCCTTATTTGACGATTCCAAAGCACTCACTTACGGAGGAGATTTGGTATATGAAGCAAACGAACTGTCAGGTGATAGTAACCCTGGCATAACCAAATGGAAAAAATTTGCTAATTCACTACGTTTAAGACTTTTACTAAGGATATCCAAGCGTGATGGCGAGATCGATATAACGTCGCAAATCAATACTATTTTAAGTGACCCGGAAACCTATCCCGTTTTTACCAGTATAGATGATAATGCAATTTTCAATTATACCGGTTCGTTCCCCTACTTTAACCCATATTATAATGCACGTACGGTAGATTGGAGCGAAAACGTCTACTTTACAAAATTCTTTATTGACGGACTTAATGCCTCCGAAGACCCAAGACGCAATGTATGGGCCCTCACGGTTGAACAAGAGGGTCAAAACATTTATAGAGGAGCAGAAAGCGGTTATCCTGTAACTACCCAACACGTTGTAGGACAGAATTCCAGTTATAGCGACAATCTTAAAACGTTTCCTCAACTGGGTATCATGATGACCTATGCCGAAGTAGAATTTATTAAAGCGGAACTTGCCTTAAAAAATCATCCTACTGGCCAACAGCCAAAAGATCATTACGCATCCGGAATAAGGGCTTCCATGGCCCAATGGGGGGCACCTATGCCAAATGACTTTTTAGAACGAGAAAATATTAAATACGATACTTCAGCTACAATGGAAGGCCAGATGACGCAAATTATGTTGCAAAAATACTATGCCTACTTTTTTGTAGACTACCAATCTTGGTTCGAAAAGCGCAGGACTGGATACCCTGAACTCCCAAGAGGAGAGGGTATTCCCTTGGAAAACAACTTTCCCTCTAGAATTCCCTACCCCACCTACCTTCAATCGTTAAACCCAAATAACTTGCAGGCGGCAGTAAATAATATGGGTGGAGATAATAGTGATATTAAAGTTTGGTGGGATAAATAATTCATCTAAATATATCATGGTCATGATAAGTATTCGAAAAAAGAAAATGAGCGGATTTCTGGCGATTATCCTATTGACATTTACAGCTGTCGCACAAGACTTTAAAAAAGAACAGAAAATAAAAACTCTAGTTGTTTTTTTTGATGGCCTTCGCCCTGATTATATTACTCCTGAACTGATGCCTAACGTCTATTCTATTTCCCAATCGGGAAGCTATGGCAAACGGCACCATAGTGTTTTCCCAACTGTAACAAGGGTTAATGCCACCTCATTTTCCACTGGTAGTTATCCGACTACACATGGTCTAATGGGGAATTCTGTCTATTTTCCAGAAGTC is from Zobellia galactanivorans and encodes:
- a CDS encoding SusD/RagB family nutrient-binding outer membrane lipoprotein: MYKKLINTVLIFTILLTGCTKDFEELNTDPNRPEEITPGVLLGQLQYRIVNSAIKSSRSFTHELMQVDVPRESTGGGGQHRYVINPGEGVWTSFYSYLTDIEDLQTISEELNEDNYKGIALVYKSWAFSILTDLYGDIPYFEATSAGDGVFQPKFDKQEDIYVQILNDLEIANSLFDDSKALTYGGDLVYEANELSGDSNPGITKWKKFANSLRLRLLLRISKRDGEIDITSQINTILSDPETYPVFTSIDDNAIFNYTGSFPYFNPYYNARTVDWSENVYFTKFFIDGLNASEDPRRNVWALTVEQEGQNIYRGAESGYPVTTQHVVGQNSSYSDNLKTFPQLGIMMTYAEVEFIKAELALKNHPTGQQPKDHYASGIRASMAQWGAPMPNDFLERENIKYDTSATMEGQMTQIMLQKYYAYFFVDYQSWFEKRRTGYPELPRGEGIPLENNFPSRIPYPTYLQSLNPNNLQAAVNNMGGDNSDIKVWWDK